One Burkholderia sp. WP9 genomic window, CGTGCCGTCCGGCGCGACGAGCGGCACGACGATTTCCGATTGCGAGGCCGAATCGCACGCGATATGCCCGGGAAACTCATGCACGTCGCGCACGACCTGCGTCTGACGGGTTTGCGCCGCCGTGCCGCATACGCCTTTGCCGAGCGCGATGCGCACGCACGCGGGCTTGCCCTGAAACGGCCCGACGACCAGTTCGTGACCGTCGTGGAAATAGAAGCCGGCCCAGTTCAGATCACTGAGGGAATGAAACACGAAGGCGGAAAAATTCGCGGCGTTGGCGATCCAGTCGGTTTCGCCGGCGAGCAGCGAGCGCGCCTGGCCGACCAGTTCTTCGTAGTGCGCGGCTTTGGGCAGATGCGAGGCGGAGGAGACTTCGAACATGACGGCGTCCGTGATGAAAGCGGAAAGAGGAATAGCGAGTCGTGAAGTTTAAAGCAAGCTGCCGTTTCCTTCACGACGCGCGCTGGGCACACGGCCTCGCTCTTCCGGCTCCATCTGCCCGCCGGCTGTCGTTCAACGCGCAAGCCGACGAAAATGAATCCGGTGGCGATCGACCGTTACTCGACGCCGATGATCACGCTCGATGCCTTGAAAATCGCCGTCGCCGCTTTGCCGTTCGCGAGACCGAGACGATCGACGCTCTCGTTGGTGATAATCGCGGCGATCTGCGCGCCGCCGGCGCTGATCGACACTTCCGAGTTCACCGCGCCCTTCGTGACCGCCGACACCGTACCGGCGATGCAGTTGCGCGCCGACACCTGGTTCTTCGTCACGTCGACCATCACGATCACCGACGAAGCCTTGACCAGCGCGAACGCTTTCTTGCCGACCGCGAGGCCGAGCGAGGTCGCGCTGCCATGCGTGATGATCGAGACGATCTCGAGACCCTCCTGAGTGCGCAGCGTGACTTCGTCGTTCACGGCGCCATGGGTGAGTCCGATGACTTCGCCGGCGAAATGGTTACGTGCGCTGGTTTGCATGGTGTTCTCCTGGTCAAGCCGCCTCTCGAGCATGTTTCGAGGCGATGCGTTTGGTTAGGCAGAGAGTGTAGTGGAACGCTCGCCGATTGCGGCAGCCCGCGCGTAAAGCACACTATCGCGCAGCCGCTATTGACGATACGAACCCCAATGAAACCACATACGCGTTGCATACGAGCCGCCATCATGCGGCGCGGGCACGACATGCGCCACGACGCGCCGACACCGTATCATCGTGTCCTCTACCTACTCCGCTGAATCTCATGCCCGTTGTCGTTCTATCCCGTCTTGCCGCCGCATGGCCGAACGCCTGCCGCGCCGCCGCACTGGGCGCGGCTCTGGTGGCGGCCACCGCCTGCAGCA contains:
- a CDS encoding GAF domain-containing protein, giving the protein MFEVSSASHLPKAAHYEELVGQARSLLAGETDWIANAANFSAFVFHSLSDLNWAGFYFHDGHELVVGPFQGKPACVRIALGKGVCGTAAQTRQTQVVRDVHEFPGHIACDSASQSEIVVPLVAPDGTLIGVWDVDSPVVARFDEEDAKGMEALCAVFIEAALPRAASAS
- a CDS encoding TOBE domain-containing protein encodes the protein MQTSARNHFAGEVIGLTHGAVNDEVTLRTQEGLEIVSIITHGSATSLGLAVGKKAFALVKASSVIVMVDVTKNQVSARNCIAGTVSAVTKGAVNSEVSISAGGAQIAAIITNESVDRLGLANGKAATAIFKASSVIIGVE